DNA from Vibrio gazogenes:
GCTGGGATTTGTGGCGAAATCTCAGGTTTATCAGAATGATCATTATCAATCCGGTTCTTACTGGGAGGTCCCGCGTGAAGATTATGCTCAAATCCGGCAAGATGCGGTGGTGCTACCTGCCGGAAAGACCAATGAGGCTGCGCAGGCATTTCTGCATTACCTGAAGACGGACAGCGCACAGCGTATCATCCAGAGTTATGGATATCGGTAAAGTGAAATAAAGGTAAATGGATGGAAATTGACAGCGTCGTTGTGCTGACAACCTTAAAATTAGCCGGGGTCGTCACTTTTAGTTTGTTGGTGCTTGGAATCCCGGTTGCATGGTGGTTATGTGTTTCTAAATGCCGCTATAAAGGCGTCGTTGAGGCGGTTTGCTCTTTGCCGATGGTATTACCACCGACGGTGCTGGGGTTTTATCTGTTACTTCTTTTTTCGCCTCAAGGCATGATTGGTCAGCTATTGCAACAACTCCACCTTGGACAATTACCCTTTTCTTTTACTGGGATTGCGATTGCTTGTACCATCCATTCTTTTCCATTTGTCCTACAACCTTTGAAAAATGCATTTCTTGCGATAGGACAATTACCGATTGAAGTCGCGGCAACACTCAGAGCTTCTCCGTGGGATCGTTTCCGTTCTGTGATTTTACCGTTGGCCTGGCCGGGGATTTTCTCGGCGGCCATTATGGGATTTTGTCATTCACTGGGCGAGTTCGGGGTTGTCTTGATGATTGGTGGCAATATCCCGGGCAAAACTCGGGTGATGTCGGTTGAAATCTACAACTACGTTGAAGCGCTTGAATTCGGTAAAGCGCATTTACTTGCCGGCAGTTTGGTTGGCTTCTCTTTTATCGCTTTGTTAGTGATGTATTGGTTGAATCATCGCTATCGTTATTCGGAGAGGTGAGTCTTTGAGTTCTATTCATGCGGCATTTGCCATTACTTATCCTGATTTCTCTTTAGCGGTTGATTTAACATTACCCGCCTCTGGTATCACAGTGTTATTCGGCCCCTCCGGTTCTGGAAAAACGACGTGTCTGCGAGCGATTGCCGGGTTAGTGAATCCAGCGCAAGGGAGACTACAGGTCGGTGATGAGGTTTGGCAGTGTTCTGAGCAAGGGATCTTTCTTCCGACACATCGGCGTGATATTGGCTATGTTTTTCAGGAAGCCGGATTATTTCCCCATTTATCTGTTCAGCAGAATCTGGAATACGGTTATCGACGGATCCCAGCCAGTAAACGGCGGATCTCCGTGGACAGTATTTGTCGTTTTATCGGTGTGAGTCATCTGTTGGATCGTTCGGTTCATCAACTCTCCGGGGGAGAGAAACAACGAATTGCGATTGCGCGCGCATTGCTGACTTGTCCCAAATTGTTATTGATGGATGAGCCGTTATCGGCACTGGATGTCAAACTCAAATCCGAGATTCTACCGTATTTGGAAAAAATTCATCAGGAGCTGTCCATTCCGGTGATTTATGTAACACATTCGGTTCGAGAGCTGGCTCGTTTAGCCGATCATGTCGTGTTGTTTCAAAACGGACGGGTTGTTGTCAGTGATCAGGCAGAGGTTGTGATGTCCGACCCTTGTCATCAGGATATATTTGGTGAGGAGTTGGGGAGTATTTTTGATACACGCGTGGTTGACCATCATTCGGATCGGATCACACAGCTGAATAGTGACGGTGTCACAATTTGGGCGCCCGGGCACATTGGAGAGAAAGGTCAATTGTACCGCTGCCGAGTGCTGGCTTCTGATGTCAGTATTGCGCTGTATGAGCCGGAGCAAACCACTATGCTGAATCGACTGCCGGCTGTGATTATGGATATTGACCATCGTAAAGAGCAGCAAGGGCAGGTGGTTGTGGTATTGGCATTGTCCAGTCACCATCGGTTGCTGGCACAAATTACGTTGAGGTCAGCCTCTGAATTAGGGCTCTCGACGGGTATGTCCGTATGGGCGCAGATCAAGTCTGTGGCATTATCCTGACAGACGTACATCAATATGCCCAAATAGCATTAGGCTATTTGGGCATATGTTTATCAAAGTCGATCCCTTTGCCATTAACGCCAGTCTTCATCCAAGAAGTCTTTGCCTTCCAGTGCATATGGGCCTTCGTCATTCATTGAATGATCGACAATACCCTGTAAATGTTCTAATTGTTGTTCCAGATGATTGATGGTTTGGTAATCACCTTCGGAGCAAGCAACATAGATCTGCTGCTCAAGTGATTCAATACGATCGCGAATGTTCATATTGCACCTCCTACTATCGATGATGGTGTTTATCACTATGGTACTCAGTGTTAGTGTAGTCAAAAGAGCGGGGAGCGGAAACTTTTGCGGTCTGACCAGTGCTATCGATTAAAATCACTATTTTTATGGTTATTTGGTAAGCGATTGATATTGATTTGCTGATGAAGTGTACAAACAGACGGTATTTAGACAAAAAGCGCTTTTCTTTTTTTCTAGTTGTGGCATCTTATCGACCTCAAGCCGATATGCGGGCATCGTATAATGGCTATTACCTCAGCCTTCCAAGCTGATGATGCGGGTTCGATTCCCGCTGCCCGCTCCAAGCTTTTCTTTCTCTCTTGTTCAATCTCCCTAATCATTTCAAAATGAAACGCCTCATTTACATGAACCATCACATCCACCGCCACATTTGCCTTTTTTCTTAAAAATTCTTACGTAGAGGTAATACGCAGCACCTGCAATACATAAGCCCAGTATCGCAATATCCCAAAAACTATATGACTGTTCAACCATGACATGTGCTCCTAAATATTCTTGATTTTTATCTCATCAGGTAAGCGTTTGCGTATTAAATGGTCTTTAAAGCCGAGTAATAGCAATAAGAATAATCCAGTAAAGTATGCAGCAGTCATCGCTTGAATACCTGATAGATTAAACACCGTACCTATCGTAAAGACTGTACTAGCGACGGCAAAACCGAGAGTTGTTGGCAATACAATGGATAACAACATCCATTTATATTCACCGGTTTGTACTTTAATCATCATAACTGTCGCAAGGCATGGCGGGTAAAGTATAAAGAAAAGGATAAGTGCAACTGCTGTGATTTCACCATGCTGACTTAAGCCATCGGCACTTTCCATTCTTTGCTCTAATTTTTCGTTGCTATCCTCATCTTGCTGAAAAAGCACACCCAGTGTGGCGACACTGCTTTCGCGAGCTGCGAAAGAAGAAAATAGCGCAACGTTAATTTTCCAATCAAAGCCTGCAAACTGGGTGACTGGTTCTATTGAGCGCCCAAAACTCCCTAAAAGTGATGCTTCAAGACGTCTCTCTTTCATCTCTCGGCGTATTTTTTTGCGTTCGGATGTCAGTTTTCGTAATGCACGTGATACAACTTTTGCGCCTTTATCACCTTTTGGTGGTGCGATTAGCACGTAGAAATCAGGATTACGTTTTTCAAAGTCCACATTGACACGTTTAGACTCTTCCGCCCCAGAAGCGTTAAGTTTTGCACGTTTGAAGTCAGTGTAGTAATTCACGAGAGAGGGTAGGTTTTCTTCATTTATAGATTCTGCGTAATCGGTCTTAGCGATGCTACGCTCAAATTTTTGTATCGCTTGATTAGCAGCATCATGAAAAGCTTGTTTTTCACCGTCTGGTACCCCAGGGAACTGAAGTAATACGAAAATAATAGTTGAAACAGCCAGAACGATAGTTCCCACCTTTTTTACGTAAATCCAAGTTCTTTCTATGGAACGGGTCACCACACTACGTGCGGTGGGTAAATTATAACGTGGTAGTTCCATGACAAAGGGGGCGGTTTCTGTTTTTCGTAGAACAGTTTTGGTTAGCAATTTCGCAACCAATAAAGCACTAATAATACTGATGGTCGAGATATAAAGCGTCATGAGCGCTTTGTCTTCTACAAAGAAGATGCCCAGTAACAGAGTATAGAGCGGAATTTTCGCTAAACAGTTCATGTATGGAACCGTCAGGATGGTTGCTAACCTTGCTCTGTTATCCGGAATTCCCTTCGTCGCCATAACGCCAGGAACCGCACAGCCTCCAGCGAATACACCCGCCAAAATCATCGGTAAAGTACTTTGCCCGTGAAGGCCAAACTTATGCAGAACCCGGTCAGAAATGAAGGCAATACGTGCCATGTATCCAGAGTCTTCAAGAATGGCGATTAACGCAAACAGAATGATAAAGATAGGGATATAGTTTAAAAGCGTATTGGCTGAGTCCACCATCCATAAACCTAAAGCGCGAACATAAGGGTCATAAAGGAAGCCCGCATCTGGCAGAATACCCGCTATGATTTCTCGCAGTGAAGCCAGATAGGGCCACCAGTAGTTGGTCAGTTCATAGCCGTAGACAATGGAACATTGATAAATGATAAAAACGGTTGCAACTAAGAATAACGGAGCCCCAATCTTGTTCAGAACGACTCGATCAATTCTTTGGCTCATCGATGGCTTGGCAGAATGGCTCTCAAATATTACCGATGCATCAATGAGCTGTTTTACGGCTTTTTGTCTTTGAGCAACGATATAATCACTAACGGTCATTGCAAGTTCTTCTGATAAATCAACCAGTTTAGCGTCAAGATCGTTTTTAAAGATCTCAAATGAAGTGCTATCGGTGTTGTTTGCCAAAAGGTTCAGGACTTCACTATCTTTTTCCAACAACTTTAGAGCTGCCCAACGTAAAGATGGTAATTCCGATAGCGATAGTTGTTCTATAAATTGGCCGATGGAATCTAGCGTCGATTCGATTTTAGGATATGAGACGGAATAATTTGTTTTCTTCGCTTGTCCCAGCACCGATTTTATTGACTTGGTTCCCTGATTGACACGGCCCACACAAGAAATCACGGGAATATCCAGCGCGTTAGATAGTGCATCTTGGTCTATTTTTACTTTCTCTGCCGCAGCGACATCCATCATATTGAGTACCAGTACTAATGGCTGCTCTAGCTCGATTAATTGCAGCGTTAAGTGCAAGGATCGCTGAATGTTTGAAGCGTCCATTACATTCAATACAACGTCGGCTTTCTCTTCTAACAGAGCTTTTCTTGCGACACGCTCCTCAAGAGAGAAGCTCGTTAAGCTATACGTCCCTGGTAAATCTATAAGTTGATATTTTTCATTCTCATGAGAAAAATAGCCCGCTTTTTTATCTACAGTAACACCGGGGTAATTGGCAACGTGCTGCTTTGCGCCGGTAAGCATGTTAAATATTGTCGATTTACCCGCATTTTGTTGCCCAGCCAGAAGAACTTTTTTATGAGTCATATCTTTTTCCTACTTCGCTTCCGTGCTTACGAGTGTGTTTCAACAGTAATTAAATCCGCTTCACTTTTTCTCACGACTACGCTGGTAATCCCTACGCGTATTTCTATTGGATCTCCCAAAGGTGCTTTACGAATGAACACTATCTCCATATGAGGTAGTAGCCCTAGGTCTAACAAGCGTTGACGAGTCGCACCTTTTGACTGATGGGAGACAATCGTCGCTTTGTTTCCTACGGGAACTTCTGAAAGTAAGGTACGCATAAATGGTGAAACCTAAAATGAGAAACAGTTGGCAACAGTTTAAGAGGCATAACTCGCATTGGAAATAAGCTTAGTCATAAGTTTAAGTGAGTGTTGACATGGATCAATAGAAATACAAATAAGAATGATTATCACTATTAATTGAGGATCTTCTGAAGTAACTTAATGGCTATTGTACGCAACGTAATCACATGTTGTTGTTTAAATGCTCATTACTTGGAGGCTCAATGAACAAAGTAAAACTCACGGTTTTTCTAGCCGCTTTTATTCCAGCACTCTCATTTGCTCACACCCCACTTTGCTCATGCTATGACATGGGAGATGGAACGGTACTTTGTGAGGGCGGTTTCTCTGACGGTTCATCGGCCGCGGGTGTGAAAATGTCAGTATTGGACGCTAATGGTGCTGAACTTATTAGCAGCAAAATGAGTGAAGATGGCGAATTTGAATTTGAAAAACCATCTGGTCAGTACTCGGTGCTATTTAATGCTGGCCCTGGCCACAAGATTGAAGTTGATAGCAAAGATATTGTCGAATAGTTAATTAATCTATAAGTAAGGACTTTTCAATGAAAAAAACAACGCTGGCTTTAGGTCTAGCAGCTTTCGGTTTATCAGCAGCGAGTCAAGCTCACTTTCAACTTTTATATACCCCAGAATCGCAGCTTGAAGCGCCAACAACATTAGATATGAAGCTTGTATTTGGCCACCCAATGGAAAATGGCCATGTGATGAACATGGATCAACCAGAAGCGTTTTTTGTGACGTTTAAAGGTGATAGAACCGATCTTAAAGATAAACTCAAAAAAATTACCTGGAGTGGTCACGATAATAAAGCGGATGCGTTCCAAGTTGAATATAAAGTCCGTCGTAATGGTGATTACATCTTCACTCTCGTACCCGCACCATACTATGAAGCAGGTGAAGATATTTACATTCAGCAAGTGACTAAGCGCTATATTAATAAGGGGGCGATGCCGACTGGCTGGGAAGAGCCGTTAGGTCTTAAAACCGAGATCGTTCCAAAAAATAAACCTTACCAAATTTTCACAGGTAGTACTTTTACCGGTCAACTTCTTTCATCTGGTAAACCAGCGGCTGGTGTTGAGTGTGAGATTGAGTTCGTAAATACAGAAGTTGATACTACAGCAAATGGTTTTGGTAAAGGTACCTTCCGTGATGTGCCGGCTTCCGCCATGGTCGCAATCACAGATGACAACGGCATGTTTACATTTGGTATTCCAGCAGCAGGTCAATGGGGTTTTGCGTGCTTAGGTTCTGGTCCTGATACAGAGTTTAAAGGTAAAGCGCTTTCGCAAGACGCAGTTATTTGGATCGAAGCTAAAGATTTATAATCAACTTTCACTGTAATTTTACGTCGCTCTGCTTATAAATCTTTTATGGGTGGAGCGTTTTTGATGGGGCCTTCCGTTTTCACGGACGGTTTAGTAACGACGTAAACTTGCTGTCTTGACTTGCCAGTCTACGTACATTGAAAGGAAGCGTTGAAAGGACAGACACTATATCTTGCCAATATCCATCTTGTCATCAATTCTAAATCACTTCTCCTAAAATAATATTTTTCCACCGACCATATGAATATCTTAAATTGAACACTTTCAAGTGAAACAATATGTATATATTCAATATATTTGCCTTTCTATAATTATTATTATAGTTTAATTTTTAAAATAAATTTTAATTATTAAACTATTTAAACAATAAATAAAAACACTTGCAGTGTTATCTGTTTTTTTAAATGAATTTTTGTCTAAAAATAAAATTGTGAGCAATGTTGTTTTGTTATTTCATTATGAAATTCATGTATTTCACGATGAAATATTATTGATTGTTTTAGTCAAAAAAGTGTGACTGAAATCGTGAGTGCCTTTATTTTTTATCCTTTCAAATCATGTGGTTATGTAATTTGTTTATGTTTTTATACTTCTGGCATGCTAACTGCAAATATATAAATGGATATTAAATATTGGAGAAAAATAACAATGGGTTACAAAATTTTACTTCCTCAAGAAATAATGAAGGAAGGACGTGAATATCTCGAAAGCCGTGGTTATGAATTAATCGATGGTTCAGGAATGGAAGAAGAAGATATCATCCGAGATATCCCAGATTGTGATGGTATTATCGTTCGTCTGTCAAAAATGACAGATGCAGTCTTTGCGGCAGCGCCTAAATTAAAGGTTGTTGCGCGTCATGGTGCCGGATACGACACCGTTGATTTAGAATCCGCTAAAAAACACGGTGTAACTGTTCTGAATGCACCTATTGCCAACAGTATGTCGGTTGCTGAATTAGCCATTTTTTACATGCTGTACTGTTCTCGTAATTTCAAGATGGTTGAAAAACACATGCTTGATGATTACTACTTTGCCAAATTGAAGACAAGTAAAGTTGAGTTAGATGGCAAAACACTCGGTATTGTCGGCATCGGTAATATCGGCTCTCGAGTGGCTAAAAAAGCGCTTCATGGTTTTAACATGAGAGTTATTGCTTATGACCCTTATAAAACTCAAGAGCAAATCCCAGAAGGTGTTGAGCTTGTCAATGATTTCGACACTATTTTCAAAGAAAGTGACTTTGTTTCAATGCATTGCCCTGCAACAAAAGAAACGTTTGATTTCGTTGGACAAAGACAATTTGATTTGATGAAGAAAACCGCATATTTCATCAATACCGCACGTGGAAAAATTGTTGATGAAGCTGCTTTATACGACGCACTTGTTAGCCATTCTATCGCAGGCGCTGGTGTTGATGTGCTTAAAGAAGAGCCATTTGATCCTAACCACCCAGTATTTACTTTGGAAAATATTGTTGTTGCGCCACATATCGGTGCTGCGACAAAAGAAGCCACTGACCGCGCATCGTTACATTCCGCTATCGGGATTGATGAAGTTTTATCCGGTAACAAGCCAAGCTGGCCAGTCCCAGGTTTTTAAGGAGTAAATATTATGTCTATTGGTAATCGAGTTTATAAAGGGCGTCCAGCATTCAACTTAAGCTTATTGGCTGAATATGAACAATTACCTACAGCAAATATTGCGGATCAAATGAACCGAATTGCTGTATTAGGGAATGGAATCAAGCGGATTTCGTCGCCAGAAAAACCAATTATGGCGGGTTATGCCATTACAGTAAAAGTAAGAGCTGGCGACAATTTAATGCTACATGCTGCATTAGAGTTGGCTGGTCCAAATGATGTCATTGTCGTATCGAATGAAGGTGATCGTACTCGAGCAATTATGGGTGAGATTATGGTTACTTATGCGAAATATGATCGAAAAGTTGGAGGCATCGTACTGGATGGTCCAATTCGAGATATCGATGCATTGTCGCAAATGGATTTTCCACTATTTGCTACAGGCTCAAACCCTGCAGGTCCATTTAAAGAAGGCCCGGGCGAAGTGAATACGCCAATTGCTGTCGGTGGCGTTGCTATATGTCCTGGCGATTTAATTGTTGGTGATGCTGATGGCGTCATTGTTATTCCGAATCAAGATGCAGAATCCCTATTAGATAAAGCAAAAGAATATTCCAAATTTGATGCAAGTAAAGTTGAAGCTGCAAAAAATGGTAAGGCAAATAAAAGTTGGGTAATGAAATCCCTTGAAGCTAAGGGAACTGAATTTTTTGATCATCCATATAAATAATTTAATAACCAATAATTAATTACATAGGGCATAAATTTTGCCCTATGTGAAAAGTGAAATTAGGTGAAACATGAAAGTTATGAATTTATTACCAGTGGTACTAATCGCTGCTGTTTTTTGGGTGATACCTAGCCCAAGTAATCTTAACGTTGATACCTGGCACATGGTTGGTATCTATTTATCCATGCTATATGGTCTCGTATTTAGGCCTTATACCGATTCAGTAATGATGTTAATTATTGCTGGGTTTGCATCTTTATTTGTTGACTCTAAAGTTCTATTCGCTGGTTTCGGTCATCCACTGGTATGGTTTATTATCAGTGCATTTATAATTTGTCGCGCTTTCGTGATCACTGGGTTAGGAAAGCGGATTGCTTATATATTGCTAAGCAGATATGGTAATAATACGCTGACACTTGGGTATCTGATGATGTTTACAGATGCTTTACTTGCGCCTGCGACGGGTTCGAATATGTCACGTTCTGGTGGGATCACGTACCCTATCTTCCGTAATATTGCCGAAAGC
Protein-coding regions in this window:
- the modB gene encoding molybdate ABC transporter permease subunit, which encodes MEIDSVVVLTTLKLAGVVTFSLLVLGIPVAWWLCVSKCRYKGVVEAVCSLPMVLPPTVLGFYLLLLFSPQGMIGQLLQQLHLGQLPFSFTGIAIACTIHSFPFVLQPLKNAFLAIGQLPIEVAATLRASPWDRFRSVILPLAWPGIFSAAIMGFCHSLGEFGVVLMIGGNIPGKTRVMSVEIYNYVEALEFGKAHLLAGSLVGFSFIALLVMYWLNHRYRYSER
- the modC gene encoding molybdenum ABC transporter ATP-binding protein, coding for MSSIHAAFAITYPDFSLAVDLTLPASGITVLFGPSGSGKTTCLRAIAGLVNPAQGRLQVGDEVWQCSEQGIFLPTHRRDIGYVFQEAGLFPHLSVQQNLEYGYRRIPASKRRISVDSICRFIGVSHLLDRSVHQLSGGEKQRIAIARALLTCPKLLLMDEPLSALDVKLKSEILPYLEKIHQELSIPVIYVTHSVRELARLADHVVLFQNGRVVVSDQAEVVMSDPCHQDIFGEELGSIFDTRVVDHHSDRITQLNSDGVTIWAPGHIGEKGQLYRCRVLASDVSIALYEPEQTTMLNRLPAVIMDIDHRKEQQGQVVVVLALSSHHRLLAQITLRSASELGLSTGMSVWAQIKSVALS
- a CDS encoding FeoB-associated Cys-rich membrane protein encodes the protein MVEQSYSFWDIAILGLCIAGAAYYLYVRIFKKKGKCGGGCDGSCK
- the feoB gene encoding ferrous iron transport protein B translates to MTHKKVLLAGQQNAGKSTIFNMLTGAKQHVANYPGVTVDKKAGYFSHENEKYQLIDLPGTYSLTSFSLEERVARKALLEEKADVVLNVMDASNIQRSLHLTLQLIELEQPLVLVLNMMDVAAAEKVKIDQDALSNALDIPVISCVGRVNQGTKSIKSVLGQAKKTNYSVSYPKIESTLDSIGQFIEQLSLSELPSLRWAALKLLEKDSEVLNLLANNTDSTSFEIFKNDLDAKLVDLSEELAMTVSDYIVAQRQKAVKQLIDASVIFESHSAKPSMSQRIDRVVLNKIGAPLFLVATVFIIYQCSIVYGYELTNYWWPYLASLREIIAGILPDAGFLYDPYVRALGLWMVDSANTLLNYIPIFIILFALIAILEDSGYMARIAFISDRVLHKFGLHGQSTLPMILAGVFAGGCAVPGVMATKGIPDNRARLATILTVPYMNCLAKIPLYTLLLGIFFVEDKALMTLYISTISIISALLVAKLLTKTVLRKTETAPFVMELPRYNLPTARSVVTRSIERTWIYVKKVGTIVLAVSTIIFVLLQFPGVPDGEKQAFHDAANQAIQKFERSIAKTDYAESINEENLPSLVNYYTDFKRAKLNASGAEESKRVNVDFEKRNPDFYVLIAPPKGDKGAKVVSRALRKLTSERKKIRREMKERRLEASLLGSFGRSIEPVTQFAGFDWKINVALFSSFAARESSVATLGVLFQQDEDSNEKLEQRMESADGLSQHGEITAVALILFFILYPPCLATVMMIKVQTGEYKWMLLSIVLPTTLGFAVASTVFTIGTVFNLSGIQAMTAAYFTGLFLLLLLGFKDHLIRKRLPDEIKIKNI
- a CDS encoding FeoA family protein, which translates into the protein MRTLLSEVPVGNKATIVSHQSKGATRQRLLDLGLLPHMEIVFIRKAPLGDPIEIRVGITSVVVRKSEADLITVETHS
- a CDS encoding DUF4198 domain-containing protein, giving the protein MKKTTLALGLAAFGLSAASQAHFQLLYTPESQLEAPTTLDMKLVFGHPMENGHVMNMDQPEAFFVTFKGDRTDLKDKLKKITWSGHDNKADAFQVEYKVRRNGDYIFTLVPAPYYEAGEDIYIQQVTKRYINKGAMPTGWEEPLGLKTEIVPKNKPYQIFTGSTFTGQLLSSGKPAAGVECEIEFVNTEVDTTANGFGKGTFRDVPASAMVAITDDNGMFTFGIPAAGQWGFACLGSGPDTEFKGKALSQDAVIWIEAKDL
- a CDS encoding hydroxyacid dehydrogenase, which codes for MDIKYWRKITMGYKILLPQEIMKEGREYLESRGYELIDGSGMEEEDIIRDIPDCDGIIVRLSKMTDAVFAAAPKLKVVARHGAGYDTVDLESAKKHGVTVLNAPIANSMSVAELAIFYMLYCSRNFKMVEKHMLDDYYFAKLKTSKVELDGKTLGIVGIGNIGSRVAKKALHGFNMRVIAYDPYKTQEQIPEGVELVNDFDTIFKESDFVSMHCPATKETFDFVGQRQFDLMKKTAYFINTARGKIVDEAALYDALVSHSIAGAGVDVLKEEPFDPNHPVFTLENIVVAPHIGAATKEATDRASLHSAIGIDEVLSGNKPSWPVPGF
- a CDS encoding RraA family protein, with product MSIGNRVYKGRPAFNLSLLAEYEQLPTANIADQMNRIAVLGNGIKRISSPEKPIMAGYAITVKVRAGDNLMLHAALELAGPNDVIVVSNEGDRTRAIMGEIMVTYAKYDRKVGGIVLDGPIRDIDALSQMDFPLFATGSNPAGPFKEGPGEVNTPIAVGGVAICPGDLIVGDADGVIVIPNQDAESLLDKAKEYSKFDASKVEAAKNGKANKSWVMKSLEAKGTEFFDHPYK